Part of the Granulicella cerasi genome is shown below.
ACCAATCTCGCACTGCCCAGCAAGGACGCCGACGATCCCTTCCATGTCGACCCCGGAGTGGGCATCGGCAACTATGCGTGGCCACAGATCGATAAACCCGACACCTCGCAAGCAGCCTTCAACAGTGCTGCCACCACCTACGTCATCGCGGGCAACGACACCAGCGATCATCCTCATCCGAAGACGCTCCGCGAAGGCACCGACCTACACGTGTCGCAGCAAGTGACCTGGGCGCTTGGCCCCACGAACGATCACTGGACGACCATTTACTTCGAACGTTTCTTCATGGCTTACGGCGGCGCACACCCCGAGACCTTCGACACCAGTTTCATCTGGAACAACGAAGCAGGACGCCAGTTGCAATCGAGCGATGTCTTCGACGACGCCAAAGGCTGGAAGACGAAACTCCCCGCAGCGATCAACGCGAAGCTCCACGCCGACTCCGACCGCGGTCCCTACCTCTCCGATAAAGAGTGGCTCGCCAAGGGCATCGTCTCCGGCCTCGCGAATACGCACGAGTGGACGCTCGACTCGCACGGCTTGACGATCACCTTTGGTCAGTATGAAGTCGCCGCTTACGCCGCGGGAATGCCCGAAGTGCACTTCACCTGGCAGGAACTCAAACCCTACCTCAGCGCTAACTTCGACCGGACCAAGCTTCCCGCTCCATACCCACGCGCGAACGACTAGCGTCCACCCAGCGGGTGCCCCATGTCTCGCTGAGACGTGGGGCAGCAGGTGCTCAACGGGAAGTATCGGGATCTCAGAAACTCCATCTTGCGCCTTAGCGGACGGATGGGAAGCGACGCTCTAAACGGACTTCTTCTTCGCCGACTTCACAGCCACCACCTTCGGCGGCTGCGGCACCGCCACCACACGACGCACCGGCACCAACCCCGCCTGTGCATTCGCGCTCTGCTGCATGCGAGTCATCATTTCCGTGCGCACAAAGCCGACGAACTCCTGCATCTGCCGGTTCATTTCTTCCATGCGCTCGCGCATCTGCAACACCACGCCGATACCCGCGATGTTCACGCCTAAATCGCGCGCCAGGTTCAGGATGAACTCCAGCCGCACAAGATCTTCGTCGGTGTAGAGGCGCGTGTTACCGTCCGAACGCGAAGGCCGCAACAGCCCCTCGCGCTCATACAGGCGCAGGGTCTGCGGGTGAATGTCGTACATCTCGCTAACCGCCGAGATCATATACGCGCCTTTGGCTTTGCGACGTGTTGCCATCGACGCAAGGATACCGCGTCCCGCGCCAAACGTGCATCCAAAGGAACATGTCCGGATTCCCGAAGAACGCCTGCAGCAGTCTTTGCCAGACCACCGGCTTCGTCGTCGGAGCCGCAGCCGCACTCGCAGCCACGTGCTTTGCCGTCGGCAAACTCACCGAAGAGCCCGTGCCAGACAACGCCGTAGTCGTCGTCACCGGAGGCTCACGCGGCCTGGGCTACGCCATCGCTTCGCGCTTCGCACAGAAGCCCGTCCGGCTCGTGCTGGCTTCGCGCAAACGTGATGAGCTTGAAGAGGCGCAGAACAAACTGCTCGCCGCGCACCCTCACCTGCAACCCGCAGACTTCTACC
Proteins encoded:
- a CDS encoding DUF3298 domain-containing protein translates to MRSPLLALSLAALTLPAFAASFDCKLAKTPREKTICASSELSKADSDLAAKYKALRAELSPAAAMGVQSDQRAWLAYLDKACSPTLRAERRNTTDCLVGEYNTRNDDLGAIKLSSGQLIYTRATNLALPSKDADDPFHVDPGVGIGNYAWPQIDKPDTSQAAFNSAATTYVIAGNDTSDHPHPKTLREGTDLHVSQQVTWALGPTNDHWTTIYFERFFMAYGGAHPETFDTSFIWNNEAGRQLQSSDVFDDAKGWKTKLPAAINAKLHADSDRGPYLSDKEWLAKGIVSGLANTHEWTLDSHGLTITFGQYEVAAYAAGMPEVHFTWQELKPYLSANFDRTKLPAPYPRAND
- a CDS encoding MerR family transcriptional regulator; amino-acid sequence: MATRRKAKGAYMISAVSEMYDIHPQTLRLYEREGLLRPSRSDGNTRLYTDEDLVRLEFILNLARDLGVNIAGIGVVLQMRERMEEMNRQMQEFVGFVRTEMMTRMQQSANAQAGLVPVRRVVAVPQPPKVVAVKSAKKKSV